The sequence AAAAACGAAAATAGGTGGGAATAAGAATATCAATGAAGAAAAGAAAGGACCACTAATAATTCCCATTGTGTTAATCGTTATACCCATAACTCCTCGTGCTATAAAAGGCATAAGAAGCATCAAAACAGCTGAAGTACATATTGCATAGAACAAAGTTTTGTTAGTTGGGTGTTTCTCAGAAATATTACCTCCTACCCAATAACCGGCTGTCATAGCGCCAAGTGTAATACCTAAAACAGAAGTCCAAACATATAACGACGTACCAAAAAATGGAGCGATTAATTTAGGTCCTAATATTTCACAAGCCATTAACGACCCTCCTTCTATAAATCCAATTACATATAGTAATACGATGTAAGATGTAGATTTTTGCATGCTGTCAGTTTGATTTGAAACAAAAATAATGTTTTCTATAGATCGAACGGATTAAGTTTAATTATTATTTAGATCCCCGAAGTACTAGCATTCTGTTTATTTGAAGAGAGAAGTCAATAATCATCGCTTTAATACAGGGCCTCCTCTAATATTTTATGCGATACAATTTCTTGCGAGAAAGAGAGGTGTACAGTATAATAATCGATCATCTTTAGAAGAAATGCTTTGCGCTTAAAGGTCTCTATTTTCAGCTTATCTTGGTTATCGTAGCTAGTAGTAAGCAATAGGCTGAGGAGACTTGATTCTTCCAAATTCATAAAATGAGAGTGTTCTTCTTTTTTAGCCAAGAATATGCCATTCTCCATGTCAAAGAAGTTGTTTTGGTTGGTTGAACTAACCTGTGGGTAAAAGCCTAAGAACCTGGTAAGCTTGACAAGAAACAAGATGTGAAAATTTGAAAATGAACTTTCCTGCATATCTAGATATCGCATTGAGCCAATGAGAAATTCAAAAAGATTGGAGTTTGGCTCTTCTTCCTTAATAGATTTTTGGATAATCTCTGCTAAGAATAAGGTGAGCGATGTCTTGTAAATACTATTTGGGATAGAGAGAAAGGGGTTAAGTCTTAGCTCTTTTATTCGGTTGAGTTTTTTTTTGTCTTTGTGATATACAACCAAGTCTAATATAGAAAGTGGCTGTAAGGCATTGATTTTAATCTTGGCTTTTTGGGTTCTTACTCCATTAATAAAATAAGACTGCATACCGAAGAGCTCTGTATAGATCGTGGCTATTACGCTCGATTCAGAATATTTGATGTATTTAATTGCAAGGCCTCTGGTATTATAAAGCATCTTATTTGATAACGAGTATCTTGGTCGCAATCGACATGCTACCATCTGATTTAGTGGCAAATACCAAATAGACACCGGTACTTACTCTTTCGCCATTATAGGTTTTTCCGTTCCATACACCCATGCCTCCTTCCGCTTCCGCTTGGTAAATAAGTTCGCCACTAATGTTTGTTACTTTAAAGATGGTATTTGAAACCAGTCCAGTAATTGCGATATCGCCAGTGTGTGATTCGTTAACTGGATTTGGGAAAGCAAAGACACTTTCGTATGTCGGTGCTGGTGTAGAAGAACCGCTTCTGTAAGACACAATTCCTTTATCCGTTGCAATGAATACTTCACCATCCGTATTTATTGCTATATCCAATATTGTATTTGAAAGAAGTGGACTATTACTGGATTCGAAGTGCTTGATTTCTGTTGATCCTGATTCGGATAGCAGATATACACCAGAGTTTTGTGTACCTATCCATTTGCGATTGCCACCGTCAATTGTAATTGTTGTTACTCGTTCGTTTTCAAGAAGGTATTCAGTAAAATCATCTCGCTCTATTAGTATTTGTTGTGAGTCATAATCTTGACCTTCAAATATTAAAGTGGGTGAATAAAACACACCCACTCCACTGTTGGTTCCTACCCATATTTCGCCGTCGTGATCTTCCGCTAAGCAAACAACGTCGTTAGAGGGTAGGTTTCCTGAACCAGCCGCTGTGGTTAGTTTAGTATAGTTATCGTCGCTTACATTATCGATTGTACCGTTGTGGTCGTACACGAGTATTCCTCCGTTTTTTGGGAGTAGAATCCACTTCTGATCGTTACTTGTAACAATGATATCTATTGCCTCTGTTGTGGTAGACGTTAATGTTCCGAACGAAAACGAATACCATTGATTATCGGCAGTTTTAACACATAGATTATTCGAAACCAGAGCATTCGAAACCCATATATTTCCTTCCGCATCAAAGGCACTACCTCCACATCGGATTGATTGGAAATCGGGTGCAGCTTGCTGATTACTAATAGTGCTATTTGGATCCCAATAAACGTTGGTAATTTCTTTGCCTTCAATTTCCACCAATCCTCTATTCCAGCTGCTGGCATAAATTTTATCGTTATTGTTTGGGTCTACGGTAATGGAGATGATATCTTTTAAAGTATCTAGATGCTCTATACTGCCGAACTCCGACCATTTTTCATTTTCAAAATGGTAGATATTTCCTTTAGTGTTAATGGGGTTTAATGCAGTATTGTACCCTCCTGGGGCTACCCAAATGTCGTTGTTTCCTCCGTTTGTTAATGATATTGCCTTAAAATCGGCAGGGCCATTCGGTCGAATTTGTATTGTTTCATTTTCTGAATTTTGGTAGAGTATTCCGCTATATTTTGTAGCCATCCAATAGTTATTATCGGGAAGATATAAAGCAGTATTTATCTTAATATTACTCTCGTACCATTTGTATATATACTTGAATCTAACTTTGTCTACACCATATACGCTTAGATTGTTTGCTCTAACTATAGTTATAGATTCATCGTTGGCATAAATATCATTAACAGGATAAAATGTGGAATCGAAGAAAAGATCCCAGGTTACGCCGTTATAAACGTAAACGGTATCCATGTCTGTATTACCAGGTACTCTATTGTGGTAAAAAACGGCAATAATTTCGTTATTAAAATATTCTACTTCCGAATACTTTCCTTCTGGTAAAGCTATATCAAGCTCCCAAAAAGAGAAATCGGCTAGGTTTGAACTTGTAAGTGATGCTTCATAAAAACCAATATCGGTTGCGGCATAAATACTTTGACCATCTGATGAGATATCGTTAACGTTTATTTGAGTTCCGTTT comes from Flavobacteriales bacterium and encodes:
- a CDS encoding fused MFS/spermidine synthase, coding for MQKSTSYIVLLYVIGFIEGGSLMACEILGPKLIAPFFGTSLYVWTSVLGITLGAMTAGYWVGGNISEKHPTNKTLFYAICTSAVLMLLMPFIARGVMGITINTMGIISGPFFSSLIFLFPPIFVFGTVSPLVIQLASKNIENAGKVAGTVYGISTLGGILGLGITGLYMIPEIGLKMTCVIFGCILFVSAGIFMVLTKNMSEDKVEAPANS
- the recO gene encoding DNA repair protein RecO codes for the protein MLYNTRGLAIKYIKYSESSVIATIYTELFGMQSYFINGVRTQKAKIKINALQPLSILDLVVYHKDKKKLNRIKELRLNPFLSIPNSIYKTSLTLFLAEIIQKSIKEEEPNSNLFEFLIGSMRYLDMQESSFSNFHILFLVKLTRFLGFYPQVSSTNQNNFFDMENGIFLAKKEEHSHFMNLEESSLLSLLLTTSYDNQDKLKIETFKRKAFLLKMIDYYTVHLSFSQEIVSHKILEEALY